One stretch of Candidatus Neomarinimicrobiota bacterium DNA includes these proteins:
- a CDS encoding peptidase — MKNLIFLLVSSLLLLSCTGGKTSDINMNTSSEAQAFIDSYTATFLELQYSYAKASWASNTMIVEGDTMNSFNRNKANEAVSAFSGSIENIERARYFLDRKGSLSPIQTKQLETILYYAADSPQTVPDIVKRRIAAETAQVETLYG; from the coding sequence ATGAAAAATTTAATCTTTCTTCTCGTCTCTTCGCTTTTACTTCTTTCCTGCACGGGCGGTAAAACCTCTGATATCAATATGAATACTTCTTCCGAGGCACAAGCATTTATAGACTCTTACACGGCAACTTTCCTTGAGCTTCAATATTCTTATGCAAAGGCTTCATGGGCATCAAACACGATGATAGTTGAGGGAGACACTATGAATTCCTTCAATCGGAATAAGGCGAATGAGGCGGTTTCTGCTTTCTCCGGAAGCATTGAGAACATTGAAAGGGCGAGATATTTTTTAGACCGGAAGGGCAGTTTGAGTCCCATCCAAACTAAGCAACTCGAAACTATTTTATATTACGCTGCAGATTCACCTCAAACCGTACCTGATATTGTTAAAAGAAGAATCGCAGCGGAAACAGCACAGGTCGAGACTTTATATGGAT